In one Podarcis muralis chromosome 7, rPodMur119.hap1.1, whole genome shotgun sequence genomic region, the following are encoded:
- the LOC114603049 gene encoding alpha-tectorin-like, which yields IVQIFLPESGSCETIENSFLPFEDALLCHTTAPLPNFHRFVSGLRHQSVFSPFCPEHLLYPYGEAAGDMKNPIADDGTSPKIPILVPFTFYDKTYHSVYVNNNGVVSFSVPVPEYTPKAIPMVDGKAFVAPYWADANIILGGHVYYRQTQKPELLRNVTRDINNYFPEISFTATWLFIATWDRVAYFGSLSSKVNTFQAILCTDGHVSFMMLNYADIQWTTGAASQGNPRTGLGGIPAQAGFNSGDDKNYYNIPSSRTPQVINITKTSNVDVPGRWVFQVDNFKPAGDPKELTPKKEEPEVLQKEEDLPEQEAGHHTHEDNQEVPEEQSHVDSDEEESDHCE from the exons ATTGTGCAAATCTTCCTTCCAGAATCTGGTAGCTGTGAGACCATAGAGAACAGTTTCCTTCCTTTTGAGGATGCTCTGTTATGCCACACAACAGCAcccctccccaattttcataGGTTTGTGTCAGGTTTGAGGCATCAAAGTGTTTTCTCTCCTTTCTGTCCAGAGCACCTCCTGTATCCCTATGGGGAAGCTGCAGGAGATATGAAGAACCCCATAGCAGATGACGGGACGTCCCCTAAGATTCCTATTTTGGTACCTTTCACCTTCTACGACAAGACTTACCACAGCGTTTAT GTCAACAACAATGGGGTGGTTTCCTTTTCCGTGCCCGTCCCAGAGTACACCCCCAAAGCCATCCCCATGGTAGACGGAAAGGCCTTTGTTGCCCCTTACTGGGCGGATGCCAACATTATTCTAGGTGGCCATGTCTATTACCGGCAGACGCAGAAACCAGAACTGCTGAGAAATGTCACCCGGGACATTAATAACTACTTCCCTGAAATCAGTTTCACGGCTACCTGGCTCTTCATTGCCACCTGGGACCGTGTAGCCTATTTCGGATCTTTGTCCAGTAAG GTAAACACCTTCCAGGCTATCTTATGTACTGATGGCCATGTTTCCTTTATGATGCTCAACTATGCAGACATCCAATGGACTACAGGGGCAGCAAGTCAGGGAAATCCCAGAACAGGTTTAGGAGGAATCCCAGCACAG GCCGGCTTCAACAGCGGCGATGACAAGAACTACTACAACATCCCGAGCTCCCGCACTCCTCAAGTCATCAACATTACAAAAACTAGCAACGTGGATGTGCCAGGACGCTGGGTGTTCCAGGTGGACAATTTCAAACCGGCTGGAGACCCTAAAGAGCTTACGCCTAAGAAAGAAGAACCAGAAGTCCTCCAGAAAGAAGAGGACCTCCCTGAGCAAGAAGCAGGACATCACACCCATGAGGACAACCAGGAGGTTCCTGAAGAACAGTCACATGTGGACAGTGATGAGGAGGAGAGTGATCACTGTGAATG A
- the LOC114603007 gene encoding sulfotransferase 2B1-like isoform X2, with amino-acid sequence MAEILSAIQHEWDPSWVCSEKITWIETFDGMKTALKYPPPRILASHLPINLFPKTFLESKAKVIYTLRNPKDVLVLFHYCYKKWKDPGRLDEFLEEFLDGNVSHGSWFDHVKGWLQMKKRENFLFITVEELKQDLRGSVEKICQFLGKELNSQQIDSVAENPSFHKVKNEAMPISSRKRGSVSMHIKQPLVLTGLPGDWKNHVTVAQNEIFDHFYPSHIKGVGVSFPWD; translated from the exons ATGGCAGAGATCTTGTCAGCGATCCAGCATGAATGGGACCCCTCGTGGGTTTGCAGTGAGAAAATAACCTGGATCGAGACTTTTGATGGCATGAAGACTGCCTTGAAATATCCTCCACCCAGAATCTTGGCTTCTCACCTTCCAATAAACCTTTTCCCTAAGACCTTTCTCGAGTCCAAGGCCAAG GTTATTTACACCCTACGAAACCCCAAGGATGTGCTGGTATTGTTCCACTACTGCTATAAAAAATGGAAGGATCCTGGAAGACTGGATGAGTTCTTGGAGGAGTTCTTAGATGGGAACG TGTCCCATGGCTCCTGGTTTGACCACGTGAAAGGCTGGCTGCAgatgaagaaaagggaaaacttcCTTTTCATCACGGTTGAAGAGTTGAAACAG GACCTTCGAGGGAGTGTGGAGAAGATCTGCCAgttccttggcaaggagctgaacAGCCAGCAAATTGACTCTGTGGCGGAAAACCCCTCCTTCCATAAAGTGAAGAATGAGGCTATGCCCATCTCATCTCGGAAGCGAGGAAGTGTTTCGATGCACATTAAACAGCCACTTGTGCTGACAG GGCTACCCGGGGATTGGAAGAACCACGTCACAGTGGCACAGAACGAAATCTTTGACCATTTTTATCCATCTCACATTAAGGGTGTGGGTGTGAGTTTCCCCTGGGACTGA
- the LOC114603007 gene encoding sulfotransferase 2A1-like isoform X1: protein MVGSTGSFLATSLGMSHCEEGPNWLLLLRMRQVEEGAAEKPSTSHLPHHWTAHLPGLLLRFSMSSPFFVYNGILFPTALSSAESLTYLEKEFRFLDDDLLSVSYPKSGGHWMAEILSAIQHEWDPSWVCSEKITWIETFDGMKTALKYPPPRILASHLPINLFPKTFLESKAKVIYTLRNPKDVLVLFHYCYKKWKDPGRLDEFLEEFLDGNVSHGSWFDHVKGWLQMKKRENFLFITVEELKQDLRGSVEKICQFLGKELNSQQIDSVAENPSFHKVKNEAMPISSRKRGSVSMHIKQPLVLTGLPGDWKNHVTVAQNEIFDHFYPSHIKGVGVSFPWD, encoded by the exons ATGGTGGGCAGCACAGGCAGTTTCCTGGCCACCTCACTTGGAATGTCTCACTGTGAGGAAGGACCCAAttggctcctcctcctcagaaTGAGACAGGTAGAAGAAGGAGCAGCAGAGAAGCCTTCAACTAGTCATCTGCCTCATCACTGGACAGCTCACTTGCCTGGTCTTCTGTTG CGTTTTTCAATGTCATCACCATTTTTCGTCTACAATGGGATCTTATTCCCCACAGCGCTGTCCTCAGCAGAATCGCTCACCTATCTGGAAAAAGAATTTCGCTTCTTGGATGACGATCTACTGAGTGTCTCTTACCCCAAGTCAG GTGGCCATTGGATGGCAGAGATCTTGTCAGCGATCCAGCATGAATGGGACCCCTCGTGGGTTTGCAGTGAGAAAATAACCTGGATCGAGACTTTTGATGGCATGAAGACTGCCTTGAAATATCCTCCACCCAGAATCTTGGCTTCTCACCTTCCAATAAACCTTTTCCCTAAGACCTTTCTCGAGTCCAAGGCCAAG GTTATTTACACCCTACGAAACCCCAAGGATGTGCTGGTATTGTTCCACTACTGCTATAAAAAATGGAAGGATCCTGGAAGACTGGATGAGTTCTTGGAGGAGTTCTTAGATGGGAACG TGTCCCATGGCTCCTGGTTTGACCACGTGAAAGGCTGGCTGCAgatgaagaaaagggaaaacttcCTTTTCATCACGGTTGAAGAGTTGAAACAG GACCTTCGAGGGAGTGTGGAGAAGATCTGCCAgttccttggcaaggagctgaacAGCCAGCAAATTGACTCTGTGGCGGAAAACCCCTCCTTCCATAAAGTGAAGAATGAGGCTATGCCCATCTCATCTCGGAAGCGAGGAAGTGTTTCGATGCACATTAAACAGCCACTTGTGCTGACAG GGCTACCCGGGGATTGGAAGAACCACGTCACAGTGGCACAGAACGAAATCTTTGACCATTTTTATCCATCTCACATTAAGGGTGTGGGTGTGAGTTTCCCCTGGGACTGA